A stretch of Eubalaena glacialis isolate mEubGla1 chromosome 10, mEubGla1.1.hap2.+ XY, whole genome shotgun sequence DNA encodes these proteins:
- the EED gene encoding polycomb protein EED isoform X1, which yields MSEREVSTAPAGTDMPAAKKQKLSSDENSNPDLSGDENDDAVSIESGTNTERPDTPTNTPNAPGRKSWGKGKWKSKKCKYSFKCVNSLKEDHNQPLFGVQFNWHSKEGDPLVFATVGSNRVTLYECHSQGEIRLLQSYVDADADENFYTCAWTYDSNTSHPLLAVAGSRGIIRIINPITMQCIKHYVGHGNAINELKFHPRDPNLLLSVSKDHALRLWNIQTDTLVAIFGGVEGHRDEVLSADYDLLGEKIMSCGMDHSLKLWRINSKRMMNAIKESYDYNPNKTNRPFISQKIHFPDFSTRDIHRNYVDCVRWLGDLILSKSCENAIVCWKPGKMEDDIDKIKPSESNVTILGRFDYSQCDIWYMRFSMDFWQKMLALGNQVGKLYVWDLEVEDPHKAKCTTLTHHKCGAAIRQTSFSRDSSILIAVCDDASIWRWDRLR from the exons ATGTCCGAGAGGGAAGTGTCTACAGCGCCGGCGGGAACAGACATGCCTGCGGCCAAGAAGCAGAAGCTGAGCAGCGACGAGAACAGCAACCCGGACCTCTCTGGAGACGAGAAT GATGATGCTGTCAGTATAGAAAGTGGTACAAACACTGAACGCCCTGATACACCTACAAATACGCCAAACGCGCCTGGAAGGAAAAGTTGGGGGAAGGGAAAATGGaagtcaaagaaatgcaaatattctTTCAAATGTGTAAATAGTCTCAAG GAAGATCATAATCAACCATTGTTTGGAGTTCAGTTTAACTGGCACAGTAAAGAAGGAGATCCATTAGTGTTTGCAACTGTAGGAAGCAACAGA gtTACCTTATATGAATGTCACTCACAAGGAGAAATCCGGTTGTTGCAATCTTATGTGGATGCTGAT GCTGATGAGAACTTTTACACTTGTGCATGGACATATGATAGCAATACAAGCCATCCTCTGCTGGCTGTAGCTGGATCTAGAGGCATAATTAGGATAATTAATCCCATAACAATGCAATGCATAAAG cACTATGTTGGCCATGGAAATGCTATCAATGAGCTGAAATTCCATCCAAGAGATCCAAATCTTCTCCTGTCAGTAAGTAAAG ATCATGCTTTACGATTATGGAATATCCAAACGGACACTCTGGTGGCAATATTTGGAGGTGTAGAAGGGCACAGAGATGAAGTTCTAAGTGCT GATTATGATCTTTTGGGTGAAAAAATAATGTCCTGTGGTATGGATCACTCTCTTAAACTTTGGAGGATCAATTCAAAGAGAATGATGAATGCAATTAAGGAATCTTATGATTATAACCCAAATAAAACTAACAG GCCATTTATTTCTCAGAAAATTCATTTTCCTGACTTTTCTACCAGAGACATACATAGAAATTATGTCGATTGTGTGCGATGGTTAGGTGATTTGATACTTTCCAAG tcttgtgaaaatgccattgtatGCTGGAAACCTGGTAAAATGGAAGATGATATAGATAAAATTAAACCCAGTGAGTCTAATGTGACTATTCTTGGGCGATTTGATTACAGCCAGTGTGACATTTGGTACATGAGGTTTTCTATGGATTTCTGGCAAAAG ATGCTTGCATTGGGCAATCAGGTTGGCAAACTTTATGTTTGGGATTTAGAAGTAGAAGATCCTCATAAAGCCAA ATGCACAACACTGACTCATCATAAATGTGGTGCTGCTATTCGACAAACCAGTTTTAGCAGGGATAGCAGCATTCTTATAGCTGTTTGTGATGATGCCAGTATTTGGCGCTGGGACCGACTTCGATAA
- the EED gene encoding polycomb protein EED isoform X2, protein MSEREVSTAPAGTDMPAAKKQKLSSDENSNPDLSGDENDDAVSIESGTNTERPDTPTNTPNAPGRKSWGKGKWKSKKCKYSFKCVNSLKEDHNQPLFGVQFNWHSKEGDPLVFATVGSNRVTLYECHSQGEIRLLQSYVDADADENFYTCAWTYDSNTSHPLLAVAGSRGIIRIINPITMQCIKHYVGHGNAINELKFHPRDPNLLLSVSKDHALRLWNIQTDTLVAIFGGVEGHRDEVLSADYDLLGEKIMSCGMDHSLKLWRINSKRMMNAIKESYDYNPNKTNRPFISQKIHFPDFSTRDIHRNYVDCVRWLGDLILSKSGRAILHSHQQCMKDPVSSNLRRHLSCENAIVCWKPGKMEDDIDKIKPSESNVTILGRFDYSQCDIWYMRFSMDFWQKMLALGNQVGKLYVWDLEVEDPHKAKCTTLTHHKCGAAIRQTSFSRDSSILIAVCDDASIWRWDRLR, encoded by the exons ATGTCCGAGAGGGAAGTGTCTACAGCGCCGGCGGGAACAGACATGCCTGCGGCCAAGAAGCAGAAGCTGAGCAGCGACGAGAACAGCAACCCGGACCTCTCTGGAGACGAGAAT GATGATGCTGTCAGTATAGAAAGTGGTACAAACACTGAACGCCCTGATACACCTACAAATACGCCAAACGCGCCTGGAAGGAAAAGTTGGGGGAAGGGAAAATGGaagtcaaagaaatgcaaatattctTTCAAATGTGTAAATAGTCTCAAG GAAGATCATAATCAACCATTGTTTGGAGTTCAGTTTAACTGGCACAGTAAAGAAGGAGATCCATTAGTGTTTGCAACTGTAGGAAGCAACAGA gtTACCTTATATGAATGTCACTCACAAGGAGAAATCCGGTTGTTGCAATCTTATGTGGATGCTGAT GCTGATGAGAACTTTTACACTTGTGCATGGACATATGATAGCAATACAAGCCATCCTCTGCTGGCTGTAGCTGGATCTAGAGGCATAATTAGGATAATTAATCCCATAACAATGCAATGCATAAAG cACTATGTTGGCCATGGAAATGCTATCAATGAGCTGAAATTCCATCCAAGAGATCCAAATCTTCTCCTGTCAGTAAGTAAAG ATCATGCTTTACGATTATGGAATATCCAAACGGACACTCTGGTGGCAATATTTGGAGGTGTAGAAGGGCACAGAGATGAAGTTCTAAGTGCT GATTATGATCTTTTGGGTGAAAAAATAATGTCCTGTGGTATGGATCACTCTCTTAAACTTTGGAGGATCAATTCAAAGAGAATGATGAATGCAATTAAGGAATCTTATGATTATAACCCAAATAAAACTAACAG GCCATTTATTTCTCAGAAAATTCATTTTCCTGACTTTTCTACCAGAGACATACATAGAAATTATGTCGATTGTGTGCGATGGTTAGGTGATTTGATACTTTCCAAG agtggccgtgccattttacattcccaccagcaatgtatgaaagatCCAGTGTCTTCGAATCTTCGCcggcatttg tcttgtgaaaatgccattgtatGCTGGAAACCTGGTAAAATGGAAGATGATATAGATAAAATTAAACCCAGTGAGTCTAATGTGACTATTCTTGGGCGATTTGATTACAGCCAGTGTGACATTTGGTACATGAGGTTTTCTATGGATTTCTGGCAAAAG ATGCTTGCATTGGGCAATCAGGTTGGCAAACTTTATGTTTGGGATTTAGAAGTAGAAGATCCTCATAAAGCCAA ATGCACAACACTGACTCATCATAAATGTGGTGCTGCTATTCGACAAACCAGTTTTAGCAGGGATAGCAGCATTCTTATAGCTGTTTGTGATGATGCCAGTATTTGGCGCTGGGACCGACTTCGATAA